A single region of the Pararge aegeria chromosome 18, ilParAegt1.1, whole genome shotgun sequence genome encodes:
- the LOC120631701 gene encoding eukaryotic translation initiation factor 3 subunit F → MALNLTVKVHPVVLFQIVDAYERRNADSHRVIGTLLGTLDKGVVEVTNCFCVPHKEHADQVEAELNYAMDVYELNRRVNASENIVGWWATGNEVTNHSSVIHEYYSRECREPVHVTLDTSLAGARMGLRAYVCVALGVPRGKQGCMFTPVDVGLTYYEPEVVGLQLCRKTMAAGGRSRQVQPMVDLAQVAEAASNISSLLEKVLEYIEEVLAERALPNDAVGRELLELVSALPDMVAKSFADAFSAGVKDLLMVVTLAQLIKTQLQLNEKLTLLTSQ, encoded by the exons ATGGCGCTCAATCTTACCGTAAAGGTTCATCccgttgttttatttcaaatagttgATGCTTACGAGCGCCGAAATGCTGATTCACATCGCGTTATCGGCACATTACttg GTACTTTGGACAAGGGAGTGGTGGAGGTAACAAACTGCTTCTGTGTTCCTCACAAGGAGCATGCAGACCAAGTGGAGGCAGAACTCAACTATGCTATGGATGTGTATGAGCTTAACAGAAGAGTCAATGCCTCAGAAAATATTGTTG GCTGGTGGGCGACGGGCAACGAGGTGACGAACCACTCGTCGGTGATTCACGAGTATTATTCGCGCGAGTGCCGCGAGCCGGTGCACGTGACGCTGGACACGTCGCTGGCTGGCGCCCGCATGGGGCTGCGCGCGTACGTGTGTGTGGCGCTGGGCGTGCCTCGCGGCAAGCAGGGCTGCATGTTCACGCCCGTGGACGTGGGGCTCACGTACTACGAGCCTGAG GTGGTGGGCCTACAGCTGTGTCGGAAGACGATGGCGGCGGGCGGCCGCTCGCGGCAGGTGCAGCCCATGGTGGACCTGGCGCAGGTCGCCGAGGCCGCCTCCAACATCTCCTCGCTGCTGGaaaag GTGCTGGAGTACATCGAGGAGGTGCTGGCGGAGCGCGCGCTGCCCAACGACGCGGTGGGGCGCGAGCTGCTGGAGCTGGTGAGCGCGCTGCCCGACATGGTGGCCAAGTCCTTCGCCGACGCCTTCAGCGCGGGCGTCAAGGACCTGCTCATG GTGGTGACGCTGGCGCAGCTCATCAAGACGCAGCTGCAGCTCAACGAGAAGCTCACGCTGCTCACGTCGCAGTGA